The sequence ACAGGTCAAACTCCCCTCTCGCGATCAAATGCCTCACGAGAACCTGACAACGCCTCGCGTAGTCGATCCAGCAAGAGCTTCGTGCGAGCGGGCGCGGTTGCAACATCAGTCTCTTCAACTTCGCGCCAGAGCTCCTCCTTCATGTTGCCTGCGTCCGACCAGGTCTCGACCGAGATCATCGCATGTATCCTGATTCGTTCGCCCAAGACCTGAAGCGCGACGGCGGCGACAAACGTGACGCTGTACTGGGGTTGGTGCTCAGCTACAACCATGCGGCCCGTCTCAAACGCCACTGTTTCTCTTGCAGCACCCGGCGCACGGCGGCGTTGCCCCTCCGGAACTGCGGTGATGCTCGAGTGGACCTGGACGAGGGCTGCTGGCCAATCCGCCAGCACGGCCGCGACCGTATCCACGCCGTCCGCTAGCACCGCTGCTACGGACTGCGCGGCCTCACGCGCGACTGCTAATGAAGCATCGGCTTCGCGCTCCGCCGACCTCAGCTCCTCGAGTCGCGCGGCTAGCGTGCCCTTGCGTAGCGCACCGAAACTCGAGACTGGTTCCGTTGCAACGTCTGCAATTGACGTGTTCCCAAGGTCGACCGGGAAGCTCACAAGATGTCTGTTGTGGAAGCGAAGCTGGAAGGTGGGAACTGATCCAAGTGGCCACAAGACTGCCTGCAAGGCGGCAATGCGCTCCTGTGGGAACTCATCTCCCAGAAACACGCCGTTGAGTGCGTCAGTTATATCGAGATTGAACGGCGAGAGCGAAAGGTCAGTGCGAACAAGACGAAACTCCGACTCGTTGGACCAGTCAATGTGTTTGCTGAAGAACAAATCTTGCTGGTGAGTCTCGGAGTAGCGAAGAGCAGCAGCGTCTGCGCCAAACTCCTGTATTTGACGCAAGTTGATGGCCTCAGGGCCAGAGCCAAGACTGACCGTGCGGTACCGGACGTCGCCGCTGAACTGGTGGACGGCGGAACACTTCGCCGCTTCGAACGCCGACAACAGTTTCTGACGATCGAACCGCAGACACAGTCCCGCATGACGTTGGCCGTAGTGGGCCCAGAGCGAGAGGTGGGACCACCCACGAAGCGCGTTCCTATCGGACACTGCCTCCGGAAGGTCCCAGTCATTTGTGAAGCAAGCGACCTTGGAGTGCATGCGGATGTGGCGATCGATCTCCCGCCACAACTCCATCGTCGCCTCCGAACTGAGTCCGGATTCACCCTGCAGGCTTGGGTATAGCGGTCTCGATTCCCACAGGTCGTTCGTTCCGTGGAATGGCGACAGGCGGATGGTCCGGGTAGCCAAGATGCCAAGGATGGCCGCGTCTGAGGATGTGTAGTGGTACAGGTCGTCCGTTCTTTTCTTCGGGGCGTTGCGCAGTTCCTCTTCGAGGTACGCGGTGTAGTCGGTCGGCATGAGTCCATGCAACCAGCCGGGCTAGTGAACGAGCCCGAGTGGAGCTGGAGGCACGCGGACAATCTGGCCTAGTCGATCCTCGCGCGTGGAACCCACCAGCGCCTCGAAGTGGCGCGTCGAAGCGGGCATGGTCGACGCTTGATGTGAGTACGAGGAAGAAGGTCGATCCCCCGAGCCAGCGCATTGCGCGGTGTAGGCGGTCCACGTCGGTCGATTGCAGGATTCGCATCCAAGCCATCGCAACGGTCGGCTGTCACCCTGAGCGCACAGCCGGGGGCGCTCGCACCGAGAGCGGTCCGCAACAGGACACTCGCGGCGATTGTCGGCGACCACATGGCGATGCGAGCGTGAACCTGCGGCAGGTCACAGACTCGGTCGGCGGCGCAACTGCTTGGTCTCGCCGCGCTTCTTCTTGTTGGTGACCCGGCGGCGTTGGGATGCCTTCGACGGCTTGGTGGGGACGCGGCGGCGGGCGCGTGGGCGCAAGGCTCGTTCGAGCTGCTCCGCCAGGCGCTCCTCGGCGAGGCGACGGTTGCGGTGCTGGGAGCGATGGTCAGCCGCGACCGCCGTGACCTCGGCGCCGAGCCGGGCGACCAGGCGATGCTTCAGGTCGTCGGGGAACGCCTCGGAGCCGGCCAGGTCGAAGACCAGCTGCACCTTCGTGTCGGTGGTGTTCACGTGCTGCCCGCCCGGCCCGGACGAGCGCGAGAAGCGCCACGTGAGGTCCGCATCGGGGATCACGTGGCCACGTACCTCGATCACCACGACGCACACCCGACCGATCGCGCTGCCCGGTCCGGCAGCGTGGCGGGATCGTCAGTGGTCACCCGCCCATGATGCCCGTGGCAGGTCGCGCCGGGCGGGCCGCCGGGCGGAGACTGGTGCGGTGGACTCGACCCGTCAGCTGCTGCTCGCCGAACGCGAGCGCGTGCAGGCGCGGTTGGCCGAACTGACCGGCGACTACCGCAACATCGTCGACGCCAGTCGCGACGACAACGCCGACGACGAGCACGACCCCGAAGGCGCCACCATCGCGTTCGAACGCTCCCAGGTCGCCACCGTCATCGAGCAGACCCGACGGCACCTCGACGAGCTCGACGCTGCGGTCGCGCGGGTCGATGCGGGGACGTACGGCGTCTGCGAGCGGTGTGGGCGCACGATCCCCGCCGCTCGGCTCGAGGCCCGGCCGGTGGCGCGGACGTGTGTCTCGTGCTGAGACGGTCGCTGGTTGGGCGCGTCCCGTTGGGTGGTCTCGACAAGCAAGGGGTCTCGACAGGCTCGACCAACGGGACGGGTCGACCAACGGGGACAGGGCGACCAACGCGTGGGCTTGAGCGACGCGGCGGGACCGACCAACGCGGAGAAGCTCGGCCCGCGGTCAGGGTCGGGGCTTGGGGCCGCCGCCGGGGAGGATCGCGCGGACGATGCGGATGGGCAGGGTCACGATGCCCTGGAGCAGGCCGAGGATCGAGTGCAGGATGCGCATGGGGACCGCCTTGGGGGTGGGGTGTGGTTCCGGTCTGGTCGGCAGTACCCACCACGCGGTCTTCGTATGCGCCGGCGCTGAGGGACGGCGGCGGCGTACGGCGTGGGGTCTGTTGTGTCATTTGGTGTCACTCGGTGACACCGGACGACACGTATGTGCTCTGAGGTCTCGACAGGCTCGACCAACGGAGCGGGCACGGTCTCGACAGGCTCGACCAACGAGGGTCTCGAGGCTCGTCGCTGGCGCTCCTCGCACCTCGACCAACAAGGCCAGTCGGGTCTCGACGGGCTCGACCAGCGGGGGTCAGGTTTCGCAGGCGGCGAAGGGGAGGGTGCGGTCCTCGACCCAGGAGGCGGCGCGGGCGGGGCGGGTCATGCGGTAGCCGAGCTCGCCGTCCAACGGGCTGGCGACGCCGCCGTCGAAGACGCGGCCGAACTCGGGGTCCAGCTGCGGCAGGTGGGAGGCGAGGCGCAGGCGGGTGAAGGCGTCCTCGCGCTCGTCGCCGAGGCGGACCGTGGCCAGCTCGCGGCCCAGGTGGACGGCGTAGTGGTCCAGCTCGTCCAGGCTCGCGACGTCGCGCTCGGCCTTGCCCTCGAGCCGGTCGACGATGTCGTCGCCGTAGAGGTCCTCCAGCGGCACGCAGCCCCGCTCGAGGTAGCTCGCGTTGGCCTCCCGGCCACCCAGCAGCACCGCCGCCGAGTCGCTGCCCCACGACGACTCCGCGTCGGGCACCTCACCGGAGGTCACCAGGTTGTGCTTCGCATCGAGCGTCGCACCCTGCAGCGGCCCCACGCCGGCCTGGATCGCGCGCCGGATCCGTGCACTCGGCAGGT comes from Nocardioides panacisoli and encodes:
- a CDS encoding DUF2971 domain-containing protein, with protein sequence MPTDYTAYLEEELRNAPKKRTDDLYHYTSSDAAILGILATRTIRLSPFHGTNDLWESRPLYPSLQGESGLSSEATMELWREIDRHIRMHSKVACFTNDWDLPEAVSDRNALRGWSHLSLWAHYGQRHAGLCLRFDRQKLLSAFEAAKCSAVHQFSGDVRYRTVSLGSGPEAINLRQIQEFGADAAALRYSETHQQDLFFSKHIDWSNESEFRLVRTDLSLSPFNLDITDALNGVFLGDEFPQERIAALQAVLWPLGSVPTFQLRFHNRHLVSFPVDLGNTSIADVATEPVSSFGALRKGTLAARLEELRSAEREADASLAVAREAAQSVAAVLADGVDTVAAVLADWPAALVQVHSSITAVPEGQRRRAPGAARETVAFETGRMVVAEHQPQYSVTFVAAVALQVLGERIRIHAMISVETWSDAGNMKEELWREVEETDVATAPARTKLLLDRLREALSGSREAFDRERGV
- the arfB gene encoding alternative ribosome rescue aminoacyl-tRNA hydrolase ArfB, whose translation is MVIEVRGHVIPDADLTWRFSRSSGPGGQHVNTTDTKVQLVFDLAGSEAFPDDLKHRLVARLGAEVTAVAADHRSQHRNRRLAEERLAEQLERALRPRARRRVPTKPSKASQRRRVTNKKKRGETKQLRRRPSL
- a CDS encoding TraR/DksA family transcriptional regulator, coding for MDSTRQLLLAERERVQARLAELTGDYRNIVDASRDDNADDEHDPEGATIAFERSQVATVIEQTRRHLDELDAAVARVDAGTYGVCERCGRTIPAARLEARPVARTCVSC